A segment of the Fusarium musae strain F31 chromosome 2, whole genome shotgun sequence genome:
TTGGTGTCTTGGGTCCTGCCGTGGGCTGCGGGGGCAGGAGATCGTGATCGGTCAGGGGTGATGCTGTAGTCCACCAGGCTGAAATgagggttgttgttgaggaagTATGTGTTCTCAAACAGAGAAGTGATCTCGCTGGCTAGCAGCTCGCGTCCGACctcctcgctcttcttctggacGACCTTGGAGAAAGCGACTTGGAGACCACGGGGCAGATCAAGCTGGAGCTTGGTGTGCACGATGAAAGCGCTTCCTCCCTTTCCAGACTGAGAGTTGACACGGATGATGGCCTCGTAGTTGCGACCGATATCTCGAGGGTCCAGGGGTAGGTAGGGCATACCGTTCCAGGGGTCCTCGTGGCCCAGACCCTTGGCCTTGCGGTCCTGGAAAcccttcttgatggcatctTGGTGGCTGCCAGAGAAAGCAGCGCATACCAGGCTGCCGCCGTAAGGAGCACGTTGGTGGACGGGGATCTTGGTGCATGACTCGACCATGTCGATGACTGAGTTCAGGTCGGAGAAGTCAATGTTAGGGCTGACACCTTGTGTGTACAGGTTAAGAGCCAGAGTGACGAGATCGACGTTTCCGGTTCGCTCGCCGTTACCGAACAGACAACCCTCTACTCGGTCAGCGCCGGCCATTTGAGcaagctcagcagcagcaatactGCATCCACGGTCGTTGTGGGGATGCAGAGAGATACAAACATCCTGTCTGTCGCCAATGTTGTTGCAGAAGTATTCGATCAGATCGGCGTAGACGTTGGGTGTCGCCAGTTCCACTGTGGCGGGGAGGTTCAGGATGATCTGGTCGCCCTTGGTCGCATCAGGTCCCCaagcagccttgacagcctggCAGACTCTCACAGCGTAGTCAGGGTCTGTGTCTGAGAAGCACTCAGGAGAGAACTCGAATTGCCAGTTGGTGCCAGAAGCCTCGGGGTTATCCTTTGTCAGAGATCTGACCAGCTTGGTGCACTCTACAGCAAGCTCCAGGGTCTGCTCCTCAGTGTAGCCAAAGACTACTTGACGGAAGCATGCGCTTGTGGCAAGGTAGATGTGAATGATGGCGTTCTTAGCTCCGCGGACAGACTCGACGGTTCTGCGAATGAGATCGGGTCGGCAGGGAGACAGGACTTGTAGGAAGACGTCGTCGGGGACAGCTCCTGGGGTCTGGATCAGGCGCTGGGTGAAGTCGAAGTCGGTTTGGGAGGCAGAAGGGAAAGAGACCTCAATCTCCTTGTAGCCTAGATCGCAGAGCATCTTGAAGTATCGCCACTTCTCCTCGCCGTTCTATCATGAGAGGTCAGTCTCGTGTCGCAATTGGGCGCGTGGATGGGGAGAACGTACCATGGGATCGGGCAGACTCTGGTTACCATCGCGCAGACAGCTTCTTTAAGGAAATT
Coding sequences within it:
- a CDS encoding hypothetical protein (EggNog:ENOG41~SMCOG1271:2-isopropylmalate synthase~antiSMASH:Cluster_2.4) — encoded protein: MTMLKEPWKKYKPFNPPKLPNRTWPDKTIEKAPRWLSSCLRDGNQSLPDPMNGEEKWRYFKMLCDLGYKEIEVSFPSASQTDFDFTQRLIQTPGAVPDDVFLQVLSPCRPDLIRRTVESVRGAKNAIIHIYLATSACFRQVVFGYTEEQTLELAVECTKLVRSLTKDNPEASGTNWQFEFSPECFSDTDPDYAVRVCQAVKAAWGPDATKGDQIILNLPATVELATPNVYADLIEYFCNNIGDRQDVCISLHPHNDRGCSIAAAELAQMAGADRVEGCLFGNGERTGNVDLVTLALNLYTQGVSPNIDFSDLNSVIDMVESCTKIPVHQRAPYGGSLVCAAFSGSHQDAIKKGFQDRKAKGLGHEDPWNGMPYLPLDPRDIGRNYEAIIRVNSQSGKGGSAFIVHTKLQLDLPRGLQVAFSKVVQKKSEEVGRELLASEITSLFENTYFLNNNPHFSLVDYSITPDRSRSPAPAAHGRTQDTKDFIRIFDGVLLVNGKELKLRGRGNGPISSMVSALKELNIEFDVNDYKEHAIGEGRGVKAASYIECKPVGSKQSVWGVGIHEDVVQSSLIALLSAASNFVTSRPASPVQKATDAPAPQETPSVVSILEEKANGM